The Macaca mulatta isolate MMU2019108-1 chromosome 9, T2T-MMU8v2.0, whole genome shotgun sequence genomic sequence tggtgcgatcttgactcactgcaacctacatctccctggttcaagcagttctcctgtctcagcctcctgagtagctgggattacaggcatgcgccacctcacccagataatttttgtatttttagtggagatggggtttcgccatgttggctgtgctggtctctaactcctgacatcaggtgatccgccctcctcagcctcccagagtgttgggattacaggcgtaagccactgcgcccggacacTACTGCCCTTTTTTACTTCATAAACAGACTGTGAAGACCAAGGGTGGTTAGAAAGAGGGATACTGctgactttaaaagaaaacacagtggTGATTCAAGGAAGGGCAGGGTTACCGGTGGCAGTAATAGTTGAGATCTGACATCAAGTCATAGTAATAATGTGAACTTTGTTAGCTGCCTTCATCCACAACAGTTTATATGCTGGTAGGAGTGGTAATTAGATAATTCATACTGTTGAAGCTGTAGggttttgttgatgttgtttatcatttttttatgtcTATAGTGTACATGATGTttcaaaatacatatacattgtggcATGGCTAACTTAATTAACATATGTaatacctcacatacttatcatttatCTGTGATGAGAAGACTTAAAATCTCTCAGAGGTTTTCAAGTATACAAAACATTGCTATCCACAGTAATCACCATGTTGCACAATTAGATCTCTTGAAAtcattcctcctgtctaactgaattTTTGTATCCTTGGACCAACATCATCATGATCCATGCCTCCTTCCTATTCCCTGTAGTTTTTTTCCAGCAGGGTTTTCCTCTTTGGAATTTTCGTATCTCAAATTTCAGACTGTTAAATTAAGCCCCTTTTTTGAACATTCATGAAATAATGTCATGTGCCAGGAAAATCCACCAGATGGCGCTAGATCATTTAAAGAGTCACCGCTTGGCCTCTCCATCGCAAAATCACAAAGATTGATTGTATTGGAACTAGGTCCTAGTATTGGAACTAGGTATTGGAACTAGGTCCTAGTATTGGAACTAGGTCCAGgttggaggaaaagaaaatccatTGCACATTAATTGCGATGCTGGGCCAATATTTCAGTAAATAACCTTTTTTGTCCTCCTTGGCTTTTACTTTAGTCCCTCTGCTTTTTTAGTATGTGTGTTTATgcacttccttttatttcttttaaatcagtTAGGGTTGTTCAGATGAGAATACTTAAGAAGCTTGAAACCGCTGACTTGCTTTTAGAGCTGCCATAGACACACATGCATGTGGTACACAGGCCGCCCTTCTCTCTGGAAAGCTTTTGaatgaatttagaaataaaaataaggctcGTGGTGTTTTCAGAACAGAGGGTAAAGTTTCTACTTTTGTTGAGGCTTTCAGTACTTGTGCCATTGAACCTCAATTTCCAGCCTGCAGACACACCTACATTAGGGGAAGACGTGCTGGGCTTATAGTGCTTCTCTATACCTTTCCCATTTCCAAGGCTGTCTAGGGACTGGCAAGAAAAGGAGTGGGCATGAGTGTTGGGTAGTCAGAGAGCTCATTTAGGCTGGAGGGGCTCTGCTGTGCCCTGGACTCTGGCCACAGCCTGGCTGTGGACATGCTGTGGACAGCATGGCATGGGGGTATGTGCACATGCAATTATGAGCTCAGGGGTCAGAAGATCTGGTTAGACTTTGGGTGTCCATTTTTGGGGTCATAGCAATTGCAGTTAAGATCTGTATAATATTTCCTTCCtacctttcctccctccctccctccctccctccctccctccctcccttccttccttccttcctccctccctccctccctcccttcctccctccctccctcctttccctccccatccccctcccctccctccctcccttcttcccttcctcccttccttcttttctttccccttccttccttccttccttccttccctccctccctccctccctccctccctccctccctccctccctccctccctccctccctccctcccttccttccttccttccttccttccttccttccttccttccttccttccttccttctttctttcaacacagcttcactctgtcatccaggctggagtgcagtggtgcaatgtcagctcactgcaacctccacctcctgggttcaagcaattcttgtgcctcagcctcccgagtagctgggattacaggcatgtgccaccatgcccagtaattttgtattattagtagaaatggggtttcaccatgtttgccaggctggtcttgaactcctgacctcgggtgatccgacggcctcagcctcccaaagtgttgggattacaggcatgagccaccatgcccaaccttctTTTTCATCCTCACATATAACCCTTCGAAGTAGGCAGGGAAATTTCTGGCTTTATTTTGAttgtataaatgaagaaacacatCAAATCAAAGATACCTAAGTTCCTTTTAAGTTTGAGGTTCCATCTGTGCAGAGCCTTTTCCTAAATTTGTAATGCCAGGTGCCAAGTTTTCTGGAAGTGGTGCAAAAGTTTGTGAACAATGTGGAAATGGCCAGAGAGAACTGGGCAAAGGCCTGGGAATGTCTATTTCTGATGGATGGTGGCACTCTCTCAGTGCTTACCAGCCAGGCCATTTAGGGAGGTGGTGAGAGACTGGGGATTGTAGGAAGGGAAGGATATTGACTTCAACACTGAGGGTCTCTGATGAATCCTGACTAAGCCAAAGCTTTGGATAGCACAGAACTTGCTAAAAGCTTCAATCAGCAGAGGCAGGGGTGATGGAGAGAGCAGGAGATGGCATCTGAGGGGCCTCCCAGCACCCTCTCCAAAGATGCTGAGGTGATGAAGGTGATGATGGAGGAGAAAAAGCTATGGATCCTGCAGTTGGATCCTGTGACGGAAGTCACAGCCATCGTCTGCTTACCAGTAGTCCCCAAGACTGGCATTTCAGGGGAATCCAGGCTGTAGGTGACATCTAAGAAGGCCCCAGAGGGGATTTGCTGGTTTGCAAAATTTCAGTTTTGTGGCTGAGGGAATCCATTCTGGAGGTTTCATATCCCACTGGGGAGACAGTCCTATCCTTTGCTGTTCTTTTTATGTTCtgggtgttttatttttaagtttcaaatCTTGGCCTTGAGTTAAGGAATGTCCTTAACTTTCTTGGCATGTGCTGAGGCACAAAAGCAGCAAAGTACAGCCATTGAGAAGGCTAATAAATAAAGGAACCTCAATGCCACAGTCACCTTCCTGTGCATCCCCACAGCACTTCTGGGTCCCgctcccccagccccctaccAGAAAAggcccagggcctttgcatgcTTGGGTCTGGTGTGGCAGGGATGCATTCAGAGTGGCTGAAAacagaggctgaggttggagataCCATGGGATAGTATGGAGAGGAGGCTCAGACAATTCCATTTTCTGGAGCACACTCTCTGCAGCTCCCTTTTACATACACTGCTTTTTAAGAACCAAATACTCAATAACACTCACCTCACTCCATTTTCTCCTTTGACTTTGGCCTTGATTCTTTCTCAGTGGATGTGTACCCTAAATCCAACGAATGTATTCTGAATCAAGCAAGAGAGAAACTTCAAATATCCTCTGCAGCCtctctgcccagctcagcctcccttGCTCGCTCTTCCTTCCAGAGACCTCCAAGGACAAGGGCAGGGCTGATCTGACTCCCACGGAGACAGCCTCAGGTGTAAAGCTAAGGATGCTAACTTGGGCCTTTTCCATGGCTGAAAGGAACCTGAGAATTCCAATTAGGCTTAAACTAATGAGCTGGAAACTTTGGGGAAACCACTGCAGCAATGAGGGAAGAGCATGATCATCTTCGATTTATTTAGCCCTGGAAAAACTTGTGGTCCAGCTGATAGCACGAGGAGGGACAGTGTCCAGGGGTCGCAAAGTTTCCGGAAGTGTCAGAAGGGGGATTCCCCTGGTGGTGTACGGAGACAGGCTACGGAAAAACACGGACTCCTTCTTCATCTTAAGCGCGGAGAAGGGAAGACCCTAAATGGGGAACGGTGAGCCGGAATGAAGTCTGGAGCCCCTCTTCCCCCGTCTGTTCTCCTCACAGGATGGATGGAATCTGAGACTATATGAAAGGAAAGCAACCTTTTAGGGAACTCTGTTGTCTGTTGGGGCCTGCACTATCCCCAGGTCAGGTCGTCCTGATCATCTCTGCCTACTCTCTCTTGGGCAGCCTCTGTTGCTAataaggaaaaaggagagaaaccACCTGCTGCTGTCAGAGGCCACAGACTACCCACCGGCCTTCCTGACCCTGCCCTCCAGCCACACACGGAACATTGGGCACATAGGAAGCAGGGAGAAGAGCGAAGTAGAGGGTGGGTCGCTGTGTATATCCTGGCGTAGGGTCCTCCTCAGTTCCGAAGCCCGAGGGTCCTGGGGCGCTCAGTCTGTGGAATCCAGTTGACAGCTGGCACTCCTCCCCTACCCACTGGGGGCTCTTTTGGGAAAAAAACGGCCTGACCGGGGCTCCCCGCCATCCTCCCCGGGTACCCCCCGCTCTCGGCTGGGGGCGCAGCACCTTGGAGAGAGGCGCCTGGCCCTGCGCCTGGGCTGGGGGCGCTCTACCTGGCGCCCTGGGGGTCAGGGGCGCGTGCCGGGCCGCCGCCGAGGGGCCCTGCTcgcccctgcccagcctggagcccaggcGAGCCAGCGCGGCGAGCCTCCTCCCCTCCCGCCTCGGGCGTCCTGAGCCCGCGCCCGCTCCagttgctgcagctgctgctgctggcggCTGCGGGGAGCGCGGGGCGCGCGCCGAAGAGGCTCGGGCGGCGAGGACGGGGACGAGGAGGAGTCGGAGGCGGCGAGGAGGAAGAGCGAGCGGAGGCCGAGGGGCTCAGCGGCGTGGCGACAGGACTCGGGGTCCGGGGAGCATGGGCTAGCAGGCGGCCACGGCCCGGTGGCCGGACGCGGTGAACCTGCTGCGGCCGGGCGCGCACTGGGGCGGGGAGCCCGAGCCGAGCGCAGCCGGGAGAGGAGGGCTGGCGCGGGGGCGCCAGGGCGGAGGGGGCCGATTATCCATTATTAACGAGTTGTCGCCTAATAAGCAGAGAGCGGCTCGTTAGCCGCGCAGGAGGCGCGCGGGGAAGGGGGGTCCCCGGCCGAGCGCAGCGCACACCCGTGGCGCACGGCGGGCGGCGCGGCGCCGAGGACACCCGGGCCCGCGCGCGGAGCCGGGGCGGGCCCGGGGGCGGCACAGACCCCGGGCGCGGGAGGCCCGCGGCGCCCCCTGGGTCTTGGAGCTCGGGGCCAGCGCAGCCCGGGGCTAGTGGGGCGCGGGCCGGGGAGGGGGAGCTGCCAGCGCTCTCCATCCCCCTCCCCCCCGGGCGGGCCGGCGGCCGGGGGGAGGGCTGGCGGCGGCGGCTCGCTGTATATATCTCGGCGCACCCCGCCAGGTCGCGCACAGCGCCCCGAGCCCAGGCGCCTCCCCGCCCCCCTCCCGCGctccgcggcggcggcggcggcagcagtaGCAGCAATATGGCTGTTGATGGGTGTTTGGGGTGGCGCTGGCGGCGGGAGGAGCTCCCCCGAGCCCCTGCGCCGGCTGCCCGTTGCTAGCTATGGCAAatggtggcggcggcggcggcggcagcagcggcggcggcggcggcggcggaggcaGCAGTCTTAGAATGAGTAGCAATATCCACGCGAACCATCTCAGCCTAGAcgcgtcctcctcctcctcttcctcttcttcttcttcctcctcctcttcctcctcgtcCTCGGTCCACGAGCCCAAGATGGATGCGCTCATCATCCCGGTGACCATGGAGGTGCCGTGCGACAGCCGGGGCCAACGCATGTGGTGGGCTTTCCTGGCCTCCTCCATGGTTACTTTCTTCGGGGGCCTCTTCATCATCTTGCTCTGGCGGACGCTCAAGTACCTGTGGACCGTGTGCTGCCACTGCGGGGGCAAGACCAAGGTAACGCGCGCCCCGGGCGCCCGCCCTCTGCGCCAGCCCCGCCGCTTCTCAGCGTCCCCTGCAGCCCACCTCCTCGCTCCGCGCCGCGCAGTGCCTCCCTCCATCCCCGCCTGCCTTCCCCTCGCCGCCTTCCCTTCCCTCGGCTCTCCCGGTGCTCTCGGATCGGGGCAGCGGGCGGCGCGCCGGGGGTGAGGAGTTGCCCCCAGCCGATGCGCTCCGGGACACGGACGCCCAATCCTGCCCTCTTGTTTATTGTAGGGTTGTTGGCGGCTGCGGCTGGGGCCGGGGTGGGGAACGCACAGTCTTGGGTGCCGTGGTGCGGGGTGGGGAGAGCCTACCCCTCGGGGAcagagggaggtgggggcagCTGGGTGCGTGTTCTACACCGCTCACCTGCCGGGGCTCGGCTCCTGGCGGTGGGCGAGAGGGAGGACATCCGCCCATACTTTAGGAACCTGTTGGGGAGATGAGTTCGTGGGGTCAGAAAGAAGGGAAAATCCTTTGGGCAAGGGAGAGAATAATTTTGCACAAGGGAATCCCAGGGGAGGAGCATGGCCCGAGATAGCAGGGGGACTTCGAGGGGCGAGAGAAGTTGGGGAGATCCATCCCAGTATTGGGGGCAGCCCATGGGGCTGCCACTTTCAGAATGTGTTGAGGTCGCATATCTGATGTAACCTCCCACTCCGTCCCTTAGGTGCTCTATTGGAACATACCCCAAGTTCTTCGGCCTCTGTTCCTTTGCCCCCAGGCCACCCACTTTGGGTCCCCGGAAATGCCACCAGCAGCGCGGAGCTGGAGCGGGGGTCCACCTGAGGCCGCGGTTTTACGCGGAGCTTCTTCCCTGGCGCTCAAGGTGGCTAGATGTCGTCGGCTTTAGCTATTCCTGGCGCAGACGCCCACCAGCACTGAGGCTGGCGACACCTTCGATGTATGGTTGCTAGGCTCACTGCCTGGTCTGTAGTCGTGTCCCTAGAGATGTCCTCCCTTCCCCACAGCTACTAGCTGGATTGGGGGGCCCGACACTGTTTAATAGAAAACTGcagagtaaaaaagaaagaactggaaaaaaagaGAGTGACCCAGCTGCCTTCTTTCTGAGTAATTCCCATCCTAGGAGACTTCACAGCACGAACCGTTTTGGAGGGAAGGGACATCCAAGGGAATAGTGCAGGGTAGATACACATTGCAGCCTCCACATGTTCACATATTTTCTAGTAAAGTTAAACTGAGGACCCCTCAAAGTTCCACAGGGCACAACAACTTGTAGCAGCCTCCTTAGCGGCTGAGAGAAGTAGGGAAGCCAGGGGCTATGGGTGAAGGCTGACTATGAAAACACCAGGGCGAATGGAGGCTCTCTCTCCTGATCATTAATTATACATCCTGTTGGGTGCTGGAGCTCAGCTGTGTTTTGTGGCAGCACATTTGTGTTTTGGAAAATACTGGTGTATTGGAACAAAGGGAGAAATATGAAAACCGTCATTCTCTTCGTCATTCTCTGACTTCTCCGGAGGCCTGCAGGTGTTGGCCGGAGAGTTTTCTTTGGAATTACCTTCTCAGTCGTAGAGGTTCTTTCTTATTTGTTAAGGGGGAAAACCTCTCACCTGCCAGAGAAGCCCTCAGGTTAAGCAAAGCCCTATACACCAGATCCCTGCCTAGCCTTCCTGCTGAGAACAGCTTATTCCTGGAGCCTTCAGATTCCCACATTCCCTCTCTCCATccttctcctccacctcccccaACAGTCTTGGGAATTTTGTTCCCCGGTTTACTGCGATTCAGCGACTGTCTTTAGAGGAAAGATAGCTCACAGTTGTGTGTCTGAAATGTTCCCTAGATGGAGTGATCTGGGTGAACTTTTTAACAGCTTGCTTTCTTTCAGGCAGTGGGCAATTTTGATCATAATGAAAACTTTTTCAATGATTCAAAATAAGTTGTGGTGTTTTTGTGATCCTGGGGTCCTAAACACagcttccaaaatatttttacgCGAGGGAGTACATAAATGCAATTGCTGTGTCTGTAATGAAATGCTAATCCCATTGCACACACAAAGGATCTCCTAAATGATGAGCAAGCATAACTTCTGTCAGTTTACTCCAGAAAATAGGTTTTTGGCAAcgattagaaaaaacaattcataAATATTTGGCTATATTTTGTAGCTCCAAGACCTGCTGAGTGGACATAAATGGAAGTTAGTTGCTATAAGAAGTCCGCCAGGGATGAGAGGTGATGGTTGTTGGTTCGGAAGATGTGAGGACAGTATAGAATGAGTGCAGGTTCCTTTTGATACCATGAGTCCATTTTAAAGCATGCCCAGAATCTCTTGATATCTGCCCCTAGATTCGCTCACTTAAGACATAGGTAGCCAGCTCATTATAAGCAATAATGGTAAGTTAAACcttttaaaagcttttctttCTATGCTTGAGGTCTGTAATTTTATtgcaattgtgtgtgtgtttttgtcttttgttctttttgctttccaaGTATTTGGTAGTTTGTCAAGACTCAATACATAGGCATGTATTGGCTTAAGtttagaataataatttttgtgCTAGATTTCCCAAGAAAACATAGGCTGCCTTTCCAGAAAATTCTACCAGCCCTCAGATGGGTTCACCCTCACCATCCTTCAGCCCCAAGATGGCTTGATCAAGAGCTGGATTCCAGAGGAAAGCAGGTCTTTTGTAGCATCTAAAATTCTATGGGAGATAAAATTCAGCAAGAACCTccaatttcatgagtgtttggtCTCTGGGATTGCACCATCCTTTTGGATCAAAGGAATCCAAGACTGTGGACATGCATCGTGGGACATCTCTTCATTAGTACCTCTGGTCTCTGAATCTCAAATAGTGAATGACTTTAGTCTTTTGAAAAGAGTGGCATGTGAACTTTTTcagaaagtgaagaagaaaacattACAATTTCCTCCTGTTGGGAACTTGGTCACAGTTATTCCAGTACTGTGTTCTTTGCTGTactttttcacattgtttttttctttgtgggatTTCATCAGAGCTCTCTATTCACTTGGGTGTGACATTGTGAAGTTCAATCCTGTCGTAGACTATATTGAATAGGGAGCTGCTCTGATAGCCTGAATAAAGCCATGACTTTGAagaagttatttaacctctctggtgtctctctttccttatgtataaAATGTGGGGATTGAATTCTGTGAGTTCTAATGTCTCTTCctgctctgtgatttgatttAGGAGAGAGGGAGAGTTGAGGAATGAGGGTTAAAGTTTCTAGCTCAGAATGTGTTTTGCAATCCCTCAGCAATTCTTCTAGGAATTCAGCCTTGGGACAGTTACATATCTTTATTTCCATCTTCTGCTCGTCTTTCAGCATATGGTCCACTTCTCTTTAAAtatctggggaaactgaggccaactTCCTGATGGAGCTGTGGTTTGCTGAGGGGCCTGAGTGTGGCTGGGCATAGAGTTATTTCTATTCTCAGTTTGAGCTGCTGTCCTTGCAGAAGCTTGGGCTTGATCAAGGATGGTCTGCGTGTAATGAATTATCGAGATGTTGTCTCCATGGCTGTGCCTGAGAAAACAACACGTTTTCTCTGTCAGGCTCATGACTAATATAAATATCAGATCCCATTACAGCTTGGTAATTACCCAGGGTCTGGCCTGACACATTCAATCAGGACTGGAGCTTCGGTGCCGTGGAGCTCTTGATTCCAGATTGGCCCTGGTGCCTCATCTCATCGTGTCCTGGGGATTGGCTGCACCGGATGACCTTCAGATACTCCTTTTTGAGCAGATTACTTGGGGTGGCCTTGGAGGAGTTCTCGGGTTCCAGTCATGGGGGAGCTCCAGCTGGCCGCCCTTGTCCAGAGAGCTTGTGCTCCTCATTCCtggctctctctttctccttttttctttattttcttgagacggagtcttgctctgttgcccaggctggagtgcagtggcgtgatctcagctcagtgcagcctccgcctcctgggttcaagcaattctcctgcctcagcctcccaagtaactgggactacaggcacatgctgccacacccggctaagttttgtatttttagtagagatggggttttaccacattggccaggatggtcttgatctcctgaccttgtgatctgctcaccttggcctcccaaagtgctgggattacaggcgtgaggcactgcgtcCAGCCCCTGGCCCTCTTTATGGAAATGCACATTTTAGTACAAGACTCTGCAATCGGACAAACCCAAGTTCAAATCGTGGATCCCACATTTATTAGCAGGGCATCTTTGACTGCCAACCGTGTTGAGCTTTGATTACTTCACCCATACCAAGAGCATACTGATGCTTACTTTGTAGGGTTCTTATAGGGAGCAGGAATAATGGTCATATAGCACCCTGCAAATGCCAGGCACTTAGCAGGGCTCTTGTAAGTGGTAACTATCATAGCTTCACGAAGTGCtgaatttattttccctttgattCATTGAACTTTTAGCCCCTGAGGGCTCAGACTATAACAAATACAATTTTTGAGCCAAAAGGAGCCTTCAGATTCTGAAGTATACTGTCATAGGTCCAAAAACCAGTTAGAGTAAGACTGAGACATGGGCTTATCGCTCTTGGCTGTTGCAAGGCTAGAAGGTTAAGGCAGGGCAGCAGAGGTAGGCTCCATCGATGAGGTCCTGGCAGGATGGTTACAGTTTTGATGGTGGGGTATCAGTGGACGAACATTGACAGTATGGGGGACCAGGAGCTGCCGGGCTGGCAGAAGGGAAACACTGTGGCGTTTGGTGGGCAGTTGTGGTTGTCCAGCATTGTACCCTTGAGGAGGGACAAATTCCACCCCTGTTATCCCAAGTCCAGAACGCATAGACCTGTCTCCCAAGTGATGTCACAGTCTCTTGGCCAGGACACTCACTGTCTACCCAGACCAGCTTTTCCAAGACACCCCCTCGGCCAgtgtttcccaaagtgtgttcTGTGACACACCTGCCTTTTAAATTacattgtgaaaaaaaaatcagcaggcaTGGCATGGCTGAGCTTCCCCCTTTGGAGGGTCACATCACAGGCTTGGCAGCATCCTGCTGGTAGAGAAATTGGTTAAAATGCCCTCAAATGTGCTACCTGTGAGCAGTCTTCCTCTGGTGTCAAGGCTGCTGTGCAGTGCCCAAGGTTTAGCCTGTGATCCTGGGCAAAGACATCATgcctttgtgcctcagtttcctcacctgcagaTTGAGGTCTATGATAGAGCACAgtctcatgggggtggttttttTCCACCAACCCCACTTTATAGCATTTCCTAGGAGGACACTAGGAACCTATGGCCTCCTTTTGGGAGCCTTGGTCTAGCCCTGCTTCCAGGTGCCCAGGAGACTTGACCAAACATACAtcaggaggaaaagaagagatgCTTGCCCCCTGCTGTTTGGCCTGGAGGATAAAGCATTCCAATGGGAAGGCCAAATGGACCTTCTCTTTGCCTCACGGCTATTTTGTTCCCTGGATGGGGACATTCACTGGGTGGCTGATAGCTAGGAGTAAGTGCTTGCTTTGGggctgtctctctctgtctctcatcagGGCATGAGAGACCTGGTGCAGAAACAGTTACATTGGCATTAGATTGCAGTGCCAGGACCTCCTTCCCAAAGTGGGTGTCCCGGCTCACACTGGCAGTGACCATGCTAATCTGTGAATCACAGCAGCCAGCACCACCTTGCCGAGCTGCAGATCCCTTGGAGGGTTGCCTCTGTGGTTCCAGTGAAAGGGCTGTTTGTGCTGTGATGCTGGCCCTGGGCCCTGTGGGGAAAACTGGGTCCCTTGGAGACATCCCTGGGGATCAGGCAAGGCCACGCCTTTCTGTGCACAGTCAGGGAGCAGACCAAGGGTGTCTCTTTTAGAACTGCTTCTTGGGTGGGTGGAACCCCATGCATCAGGCACCTAGAAAAGGAAACTCAGGGACCCTCGGAGGCAGGGGTGTCCTAGTACTGTGGACAGAAGGCCCGGGGAATGTTCAGTGGGGATATCAGATCTTTATCTTCAAGGACTGGAGAGTGTCTCTAGGCCTGGGCTtctcaaacatttttttgtttttggacagggtcttactctgttgcccaggctggagtgcagtggcatgatcactgctcactgcagcttcaacctcccaggctcaagtgatcctcttgcctcagctccccgagtag encodes the following:
- the KCNMA1 gene encoding calcium-activated potassium channel subunit alpha-1 isoform X15, which translates into the protein MANGGGGGGGSSGGGGGGGGSSLRMSSNIHANHLSLDASSSSSSSSSSSSSSSSSSSVHEPKMDALIIPVTMEVPCDSRGQRMWWAFLASSMVTFFGGLFIILLWRTLKYLWTVCCHCGGKTKGCWRLRLGPGWGTHSLGCRGAGWGEPTPRGQREVGAAGCSIGTYPKFFGLCSFAPRPPTLGPRKCHQQRGAGAGVHLRPRFYAELLPWRSRWLDVVGFSYSWRRRPPALRLATPSMYGC
- the KCNMA1 gene encoding calcium-activated potassium channel subunit alpha-1 isoform X10; amino-acid sequence: MANGGGGGGGSSGGGGGGGGSSLRMSSNIHANHLSLDASSSSSSSSSSSSSSSSSSSVHEPKMDALIIPVTMEVPCDSRGQRMWWAFLASSMVTFFGGLFIILLWRTLKYLWTVCCHCGGKTKISQENIGCLSRKFYQPSDGFTLTILQPQDGLIKSWIPEESRSFVASKILWEIKFSKNLQFHECLVSGIAPSFWIKGIQDCGHASWDISSLVPLVSESQIVNDFSLLKRVACELFQKVKKKTLQFPPVGNLVTVIPVLCSLLYFFTLFFSLWDFIRALYSLGCDIVKFNPVVDYIE
- the KCNMA1 gene encoding calcium-activated potassium channel subunit alpha-1 isoform X11; this translates as MANGGGGGGGSSGGGGGGGGSSLRMSSNIHANHLSLDASSSSSSSSSSSSSSSSSSSVHEPKMDALIIPVTMEVPCDSRGQRMWWAFLASSMVTFFGGLFIILLWRTLKYLWTVCCHCGGKTKVLYWNIPQVLRPLFLCPQATHFGSPEMPPAARSWSGGPPEAAVLRGASSLALKVARCRRL
- the KCNMA1 gene encoding calcium-activated potassium channel subunit alpha-1 isoform X12; translated protein: MANGGGGGGGSSGGGGGGGGSSLRMSSNIHANHLSLDASSSSSSSSSSSSSSSSSSSVHEPKMDALIIPVTMEVPCDSRGQRMWWAFLASSMVTFFGGLFIILLWRTLKYLWTVCCHCGGKTKATHFGSPEMPPAARSWSGGPPEAAVLRGASSLALKVARCRRL